TTGCCGCCGGTTTCCATCCGGAAAAGTCGTGGCATCCCTCACAGCTTTGTTTTAGCTGTCCGCGATGCTCGTCGGCGTGACAACTCGCACAGTTTTGTGACAATCCCAAAAAGGTTTTCGCCGGACGGACGTTGGCATCGCGCGCAAACTTCTCCTGAATATGCCTAGGCTGGTGGCAATCGCGACACGCGGTTTGCTGATGTTTGCCTTCCAAGACATAACCCGCTTGCCGGTGATCGAAATTCGCCTCACCATTTTCCCAACGAATTAGAGCAAACTCCAGGCCGTGATGATCGCTGTGGCAGGATGCACATGGCTTCGCTTTGCCTCCGGCGCCCGCGGCAGAGATGGAAGTGATCCTGGAATGATACCCGCGCCGGGCTTGCAAGCGCTCAGCAATCGCAGCATGGCATTTCAGGCATTTGGCGTTGCTCGTTTGCTGGCCGACCTCGTGACAAGTCAGACATTTGGTCAAACCTTCAAGTTGCGTATGTGCGCGTGCAAGCGGGCCGGGTGAGATTTGCGCCAACAGTTGGCCGTGCAAAAGCAACAAAAGCCATGCACTTTGGCACAGCCTTTTTGGATGGAGAAAGTTTTCCGCTGTACGAGCAAAAAGTTTCTGAATTCGCACAATCGTAAAAGAAGCAAGCATAATGCCGGATATGCGCTGCGAGGCTTATGATAACCGAAATAAATCTAATGTGAAGATTTCGAGCATTCCCAGCGCACGGCTGGTGCATTTTTTGCTAAATTGTCGTTTCTGCAATTGTACCAGCTTAAATCTCTACCCAAGAAATTCAGTATTGATTTCGAATTACAAAAATGTGACATCCATGATCGAACTAGGTATTACCTTAGTGATCGGCATTCTGATTATCGTTTGGCGTACGAACCAGCGCCGGCGCGAAGAGCATGTTCATCGGGGCCAACTGGAGCAGAACCGGCGCGAGGGCGCGCAAGCACCCTCGTCATTGCACCCATTTATTCATGAGGATTTTTGCATCGGCTGCGGCAGTTGCGTAACGGCGTGCCCGGAACAGAGTGTACTGGGTTTGGTAAATATGAAATCCGTATTGCTGCAGCCGGACCATTGCGTGGGCCACGGCAAATGTGAAGTCGCTTGTCCGGTGGATGCGATCACGATGGTTCTGGGCAGCATCAAGAACGGGGTTGAAGTGCCGCTCACCGATGAATTTTTCCAAACGCGTGTTCCCGGCGTTTACGTCGCGGGCGAATTGCGCGGTATTGGTTTGATCCGCAATTCCCTGCAGCAAGGCATGCAATGCATCGATGCGATTGCCGCCCAGCCGCAGCGAAGCCGCGCAGACTATGATGTCATCATTGTCGGCGCTGGGCCCGCGGGTTTGGGCGCAACCCTGCAGGCGGCGGCGAAAAAACTGCGCTACCTCACGCTTGAACAGGAAGACATTGGTGGAACCGTGTTGAAATATCCGCGCCGCAAAGTCGTTATGACCGCGCCCATTCATCTGCCGGGTTACGGCAAAATCCATTTTCGCGATGTGGTAAAGGAAGAGTTGTTGCAGGAATGGCAAAAGATCATTCGGGAAACCGGAATCAAAATTCACACCCACCAACGCGTGGAGAAAATCCGGAGGCGCGATGATTTCATTGAAGTCATGGCAGCCGGGAAATGCTACACCACGAACAACGTTGTGCTCGCGCTGGGCCGGCGCGGCACACCCCGCAAGCTCGGCGTGCCGGGCGAGCAACTTGCCAAAGTCATTTATCAACTTGCTGATCCACGCCAAGTCACCGGTCGCCGTTGTCTGGTGGTCGGCGGCGGCGATAGCGCGCTCGAATGCGCATTAATGCTGGCTGAAGCCGGCAGCCGCGTGACGCTGTCCTATCGGCAAAAAAACATTGCTCGCGCCAAGCCGCGTAACAAACAACTGATCGAAGCCGCCATCAAAGCGCGCAGAATTCAAGCCTTTCTGCCCAGCACAGTGAAGGAGATTACGGCCACCGCCGTAAAGCTCGATCTCGAGGGTGTTGAAAAAGTCATTCCGAACGACGACGTCATCATCATGGCCGGCGGCGTTTTGCCGTTCGACTTTTTAAAAGAAATTGGCGTCACCATGCGCACGCTCTATGGCGAGCCGTTGCCAGGCTCACGAATTCGAAAATGAAGCACTCATCGACGCAACCGGTTCTCATGAAAACGCTGACTCCGAAAAAAAATCAATCAGTATCAAGAACGCCGGAGAACCTCCAACCAACCGAGACCTCGCCGAAGAAGCCGGACGCGCCCCAAAACAGACTAGCGACCGGAAATGCTATCTCTCCCCGGCCACGGCCGGCGTTCGAAATTCATATGTTCATCATCTTCGGCTTGATTTTCATCACCGCACTGGCGATCTTCACGGCCTTGCGCCTTGGCGCAGACTATTATCTTGCGGCCCTGGCCGAGCGGCCGCAACATCCGTTGCACAACTTGCTCAAACCCAGCGGTTTGATTGGACAGGGCTTTGGAGTCGTGGGCGGTTTATTCTGTGTGTTGACGCTGCTCTATCCCATCCGCAAACGCTGGCGTTTGCTTGAAAACCTCGGCGCCCCTCGCACATGGTTTCAATTTCACGTCTACTTCGGCATTGCCGGGCCGCTGCTCGCCACCTTGCACACCACCTTTAAATTCGGAGGATTGGCTTCGATCAGTTTTTGGTCGATGATCATCGTCATGGCCAGCGGCTTTGTGGGCCGCTTTCTGTTCGCACAACTGCCGCGCAACCGGCGCGGCGTGATTCTCTCACTGAAGGAAATCGAAGCCGAGATTCGAGTCGTGCAGCAGGCGCTGGCTGACGACGGGTTAAATGATACACTTTTTGTCGATTCACAAGACTCGCACAAAGCCGGGCGCACCTCCGGCTGGCGCACGCTCTTTCGCTTGATGATCCATCGCCGGCGCTCGCTGCGCCGATGGAATCGCCGCTTGAGCGCACAACATATTCCGGCCTCAGCGACACGCCGCATGTTGCCGCTGCTCTCCCGCAAATTTTTTCTGGAAAGCAGCCGCATGACTCTGGAGTTGACTACAAAAGCGTTTTCTCTGTGGCACACGCTGCATCTGCCCTTCACGTATGTGATGTTCCTCACCTTGATTATTCACGTGGGCCTGGCGATTTTTCTGGGTTATACCTGGATTTTCTAAGCCCGGCGATTTCTTCTCATCCATCATCATGGTTATTGCAGCGCTGTAGCGGTGCAGCGGCACGCACCCGGCAGGAAAGCCGGACTTGCCAACATGTTTCTTGCTTTTTTTGGAATCGGCTTCTATATTGCTTCATGCGTTCAACCCGTAAAACTTTCGCGTGTGGTTTGATCCTCTGCGTGTATTGGATTGCTTTATTTCATCCATTTTATGCCCTGTTGGAATACACCATCAATAAACAATATATCTCCCAGACACTTTGCGAGAACAGAAATACACCGCAGTTGCATTGCGAAGGCAAATGTTATCTGGCGAAACGCGTTGTACAAGCAGTGGAAGTCCAATCCGAGAAAAGCAAACCTGCACACGCCAGGCATAGTCTTGAAGAAACCTTATACCTTTGCCAACTTCAAGCCGTCAAGCTCTATCTGCAAGAGGCTATCAAACTGTCGCTTGAGGCAAAACATACGCGTCTTCTCTCGGCATTTCACACGGACATTTTCCATCCCCCTCGTCACCGCCGAATTCTGCTTTGAATCTTCTCTGCTAAAAATTAAAAATCGCGTTTCATTGGGTCTCAGATTCAGCTTCACTGAAGCTCTGCTGCTTTTGCACGACTTCTGCTTGCTGACTGATTCTCACTGCCAATTTGCATCGGAAGTATGCACAAGCCATTCGCTGCTAATTTTTCGCCCTTTCCGCAGCGGGATTTGACAGTCGCAGAAAGTCGGCGCTGCTTGCAAAGCGAACAGTGCCGATGATTGCGGGCTTGGTATGGAAACTGTGAGTTGAGCAACGCAGCCGAGGCGTTCCATCTACAACTTGGCTCGTCGCATGCCTTCGAACGACGAATTCGACAGATCGTTTTCAAACTCAGGAGAATCATATGAACAAGAATCATTCTTTGCACACGCGGCGACAAGCATTGGGAACGATGATTGGCGCCCTCGGTGGAACGTTGCTGGCTTCCGCTGGAAAAACGTTGGCGCTGCCGCGCTCTGGCGGCAAGCTTAAAATTGATTTCACCAAGCTTGCGCCCGGCGCGGCCGTGAAATATCCCTTTGCCTTGCCGGATTTGCCCTACGCCGCGGATGCTCTCGCTGCCGCGATTGACGAGCAAACCATGCAAATTCATCATGGCCGCCATCACAAGGCCTATACCGACAATCTCAACAACGCGCTCAAAGAGCATACCGCCTTGCAGCAAATGACGATTGTCGAGTTGCTGTCCGATTTGCAAGCCGTGCCCGAAAGCGTGCGCACGGTTGTGCGCAATCACGGCGGCGGCTATTTCAACCACTGCCTGTTCTGGCACATGATGAGTCCGCAAGCCGGCCAGCCTTCCGGAAATCTGGCAGCGGCCATCAACCGTGACTTCGGTTCGCTTGAAGCCTGCAAAGAGAAATTCAACAAAGCTGCCTCGTCTCTCTTCGGCAGCGGCTGGGCTTGGCTGGTGGTGAATGAAACCGGCAAACTGGAAATCGCGCAAACTGCGAATCAAGACACGCCTTTGGCAAACAAGCACAAGCCGCTGCTCGGCGTGGACGTTTGGGAACACGCGTATTATTTGCGCTATCAAAACAAGCGCGGCGACTATCTCGCGGCGTTTTGGAATGTGATCAATTGGGAACAGTGCGGAAAAAATTTCGCTGGATGAAACGGATTACGTTGTTTCTGGCCTGCGCGTTGATCATGACGGGATGCGGCCGCAATGAGCAGCCCGTTCCTCCGGATCAACGTGCCCGCCTGGAAAATCTCCGGCAGGAATTGCGGCAGACGCTGGGAGAAACATATGACGCGCCGGTGGCGGCAGCAACCCTGCCGCAACTTAAACGCGGCAGCGACTTGTTTGCCGAACTGTGCGCGGGCTGTCATGGCGCGCGCGGCGACGGTATAACCGAACATCCCGGCGTGCTGCTGCATCAGCCTTCGAACTTCACCGACGAGGCCCAGGCAACGTTCTTTTCCGAGCAGGCGCGCCTGCACCTGATTCGCAAAGGCATTCCGGGCACGGCAATGATGGGTTGGGAGGAAGTTTTGCCGGAGGAGGATATTCTGGCGATTTATATGTACGTGCGTTATTTGTAT
The sequence above is a segment of the Cytophagia bacterium CHB2 genome. Coding sequences within it:
- a CDS encoding 4Fe-4S dicluster domain-containing protein; protein product: MPDMRCEAYDNRNKSNVKISSIPSARLVHFLLNCRFCNCTSLNLYPRNSVLISNYKNVTSMIELGITLVIGILIIVWRTNQRRREEHVHRGQLEQNRREGAQAPSSLHPFIHEDFCIGCGSCVTACPEQSVLGLVNMKSVLLQPDHCVGHGKCEVACPVDAITMVLGSIKNGVEVPLTDEFFQTRVPGVYVAGELRGIGLIRNSLQQGMQCIDAIAAQPQRSRADYDVIIVGAGPAGLGATLQAAAKKLRYLTLEQEDIGGTVLKYPRRKVVMTAPIHLPGYGKIHFRDVVKEELLQEWQKIIRETGIKIHTHQRVEKIRRRDDFIEVMAAGKCYTTNNVVLALGRRGTPRKLGVPGEQLAKVIYQLADPRQVTGRRCLVVGGGDSALECALMLAEAGSRVTLSYRQKNIARAKPRNKQLIEAAIKARRIQAFLPSTVKEITATAVKLDLEGVEKVIPNDDVIIMAGGVLPFDFLKEIGVTMRTLYGEPLPGSRIRK
- a CDS encoding superoxide dismutase, with amino-acid sequence MIGALGGTLLASAGKTLALPRSGGKLKIDFTKLAPGAAVKYPFALPDLPYAADALAAAIDEQTMQIHHGRHHKAYTDNLNNALKEHTALQQMTIVELLSDLQAVPESVRTVVRNHGGGYFNHCLFWHMMSPQAGQPSGNLAAAINRDFGSLEACKEKFNKAASSLFGSGWAWLVVNETGKLEIAQTANQDTPLANKHKPLLGVDVWEHAYYLRYQNKRGDYLAAFWNVINWEQCGKNFAG
- a CDS encoding cytochrome c; its protein translation is MKRITLFLACALIMTGCGRNEQPVPPDQRARLENLRQELRQTLGETYDAPVAAATLPQLKRGSDLFAELCAGCHGARGDGITEHPGVLLHQPSNFTDEAQATFFSEQARLHLIRKGIPGTAMMGWEEVLPEEDILAIYMYVRYLYQSKQRQPLFEQE